In one window of Bdellovibrio bacteriovorus DNA:
- a CDS encoding class II glutamine amidotransferase, protein MCQLLAMNCNTPTDICFSFTGFQARGGRTDVHQDGWGIAFFEGRGVRVFLDAQASAHSPIAELVRQYPIKSKTVVAHIRKATQGIVALENTHPFMRELWGRYWIFAHNGNLVNFEPELDGTFLPVGDTDSEKVFCYIMQELRLRHGDQMPNNEALFATIAELTLHIGQCGEFNFLFSNDQVLMVHASTNLTYIIRKAPFATAHLKDQDMSVDFTHVTTSTDKVAVIATTPLTENESWTRLEPGTLCLFAEGDLQASVKTIAGPAEKIK, encoded by the coding sequence ATGTGTCAGCTCCTTGCCATGAACTGTAATACGCCCACCGACATCTGCTTTTCTTTTACCGGGTTTCAGGCCCGTGGAGGGCGTACCGACGTCCATCAAGATGGCTGGGGCATCGCCTTTTTTGAAGGTCGAGGTGTGAGGGTGTTTTTAGATGCACAAGCCTCAGCCCATTCCCCGATTGCCGAACTTGTTCGTCAGTACCCCATTAAATCAAAAACTGTCGTCGCTCACATACGTAAGGCAACCCAAGGGATTGTCGCCTTAGAGAACACCCATCCTTTTATGCGCGAGCTTTGGGGACGCTATTGGATCTTTGCCCACAATGGAAATCTGGTGAATTTTGAGCCTGAACTTGATGGCACTTTTCTTCCCGTAGGGGACACCGACAGTGAGAAGGTTTTTTGTTATATCATGCAAGAACTTCGATTGCGTCACGGCGATCAAATGCCTAACAACGAAGCTTTATTTGCAACGATTGCCGAACTCACATTACACATTGGCCAATGTGGCGAGTTTAATTTCTTATTTTCAAATGATCAGGTCTTGATGGTGCATGCATCCACCAATTTGACTTATATCATTCGCAAAGCACCGTTTGCGACCGCGCACTTAAAAGACCAGGACATGTCGGTGGACTTTACTCACGTGACGACAAGCACGGATAAGGTGGCTGTCATTGCCACCACACCGCTGACCGAAAACGAATCATGGACGCGCTTAGAGCCGGGCACGCTTTGCCTGTTTGCCGAAGGCGACTTGCAGGCCAGCGTAAAAACCATCGCGGGCCCTGCGGAAAAAATAAAATAG
- a CDS encoding YchJ family protein produces the protein MKNLVQKRYQPKAQMGKISDLMRRPQVWYESPMKCPCGSNKEYAACCGLFHSGEAQAPTAEQLMRSRYAAFVKNDMTYLQETTDPQTLTSIDEEANREWAEHAQFKKLEILSAEEKGTKGIVEFKAHYALDGEDYIHHEISTFRKQAGQWFFKSGKIKEEKPEKAKS, from the coding sequence ATGAAAAACCTCGTTCAAAAACGATATCAGCCCAAGGCGCAAATGGGAAAAATTTCCGACTTGATGCGCCGCCCACAAGTCTGGTATGAAAGCCCTATGAAATGCCCTTGTGGATCTAACAAAGAATATGCCGCCTGCTGTGGACTTTTTCACTCTGGAGAAGCCCAAGCCCCTACTGCCGAACAACTCATGCGCTCACGTTACGCCGCGTTTGTTAAAAACGACATGACGTATTTGCAAGAGACAACCGACCCGCAAACTTTGACCTCTATCGATGAAGAGGCCAATAGAGAATGGGCCGAGCACGCGCAGTTTAAAAAATTAGAGATCCTTAGCGCCGAAGAAAAAGGCACTAAAGGCATTGTCGAATTTAAAGCCCACTATGCCCTGGATGGCGAAGACTATATTCACCACGAGATCAGCACTTTCCGCAAACAAGCCGGTCAATGGTTTTTTAAATCCGGCAAAATCAAAGAAGAAAAGCCCGAGAAAGCAAAGTCATGA
- a CDS encoding tail fiber domain-containing protein, producing NGATLILGSGGTSGGFGGSSLVSIYQTGVVNAPGGFTQTSDIRLKTNIEKINSADALEKITSLQGIYYDWKDQKKNGAGHEVGLIAQDVEKVFPEAVKKNDQGFLAVSYANLIAPVIESIKEILKITDAQSREIASVKAENAELKKENQEMKARLDKIEKMLSEQHK from the coding sequence AACGGAGCCACGTTGATTCTTGGCTCGGGCGGAACTTCGGGTGGATTTGGGGGATCGTCTCTGGTGTCTATTTACCAAACGGGCGTGGTCAATGCACCGGGTGGTTTCACGCAAACTTCCGATATTCGCTTAAAAACAAATATTGAAAAAATAAATTCGGCGGATGCCTTAGAAAAGATCACGTCTCTTCAGGGTATTTACTATGATTGGAAAGATCAGAAAAAAAATGGCGCGGGCCATGAAGTCGGTCTGATCGCGCAAGATGTGGAAAAAGTATTCCCTGAGGCCGTGAAAAAAAATGATCAAGGCTTCTTGGCGGTAAGTTATGCGAATTTAATTGCCCCCGTGATTGAATCTATCAAGGAGATTTTAAAAATCACTGATGCCCAATCCCGAGAGATTGCCTCTGTGAAAGCGGAAAATGCGGAGCTCAAAAAAGAAAACCAAGAGATGAAAGCGCGCTTAGATAAAATTGAAAAGATGCTTTCCGAACAACATAAATAA
- a CDS encoding SDR family NAD(P)-dependent oxidoreductase, with translation MSKWALITGATAGIGWATAKSLAAAGFSILATGRREEKLKELKSILTKEFPQISVETACFDLTSKEEVASFLKTHDPTLKKLELLVNNAGLAKGIEKMQEASLEDWDTMIDTNVKGLLYMTRGILPYLVQKNSGHIVNLGSVAGRWTYPGGGVYCASKFAVRALSEGLRMDLLGTKIRVTNIEPGMVNTEFSVVRLGDQAKADKVYEGMTPLSASDIAETIAWCVARPAHVNIQELVIYPTDQAHVGQVARR, from the coding sequence ATGTCAAAATGGGCTTTAATCACAGGGGCGACCGCCGGTATCGGTTGGGCCACCGCCAAGTCACTGGCCGCAGCGGGTTTTTCAATTTTAGCGACCGGTCGGCGCGAAGAAAAATTGAAAGAATTAAAAAGCATTCTCACAAAAGAGTTCCCGCAAATTTCGGTGGAAACGGCCTGTTTTGATCTGACGTCTAAGGAAGAGGTCGCAAGCTTCTTAAAGACCCATGACCCAACCCTGAAAAAGCTGGAGCTGCTGGTCAATAACGCAGGTCTTGCAAAGGGGATTGAGAAAATGCAAGAGGCGAGCTTAGAGGACTGGGACACGATGATCGACACCAACGTCAAAGGGCTCCTTTACATGACTCGCGGGATTTTGCCCTATTTGGTGCAGAAAAATTCAGGACACATTGTCAATCTAGGTTCTGTTGCAGGAAGATGGACTTACCCGGGGGGCGGGGTGTATTGTGCTAGCAAATTCGCTGTCAGAGCCCTTTCAGAAGGTCTGCGTATGGATCTTCTGGGAACAAAAATTCGCGTTACCAATATCGAGCCCGGTATGGTGAATACGGAATTTTCTGTCGTCCGTCTTGGAGATCAAGCTAAAGCCGACAAAGTTTATGAGGGTATGACACCACTTTCAGCTTCCGATATCGCGGAAACGATTGCGTGGTGTGTGGCAAGACCAGCTCATGTGAATATTCAAGAGCTCGTTATTTATCCCACGGACCAAGCTCACGTTGGACAAGTGGCGCGAAGATAG
- a CDS encoding ATP-dependent helicase, with protein sequence MDWLKGLNPEQQKAVKHNYGPLLILAGAGSGKTTVLVSRTGRLISERVAQAQEICVLTFTNKAARELKHRVGVKLGSTGKGLWAGTFHSFGLQILRRFHKHAGLSPYFGIVDQSDCNAILKDLLKDVKNSGKDKFDIDKILSMINDRRTGIAPAVEAFDEYHEMAEVLAPKFAKRLEHLGVVDFEGLLIKPLTLFKENPDILEKVQSMFTQVMVDEFQDTNRMQMDLINQIIKPHQNIAVVGDDDQSIYGWRGAEIKNILNFPKEHAKCEVIMLERNYRSSAEILAVANAAISKNKNRHGKVLRAEIAESTGVMPEMFLLEREEDECEFVVSEIHHFQRQGHKLKDFAVLYRSNTQGGLIESSLRRANIPYTITGGTSIFDRREIKDLMAYLKQSLAPNEVSLRRIINVPSRGIGDTTIEKLSEFALKKRINFVDACRFWKEAEVQDKAGESIDNLMKFIEDLPKNILDYNIGSSPGAKMVEIFQGIGYREYVYGTAADPASAEKKWMVVEILGRILDSYLGKRSYDVDSIKSFIDAMLLRDDMGGEEEDQNKVQLMTLHASKGLEFPIVILAGLEEDLLPHKNLGSDIDEERRLFYVGVTRAKQRLVMTRCQQRKKNGVVRPVAPSRFLLEIPKELYTEFPLGVRPVSGQEREDLVSSFLSKLDSKLTPAKK encoded by the coding sequence ATGGATTGGCTTAAGGGGTTAAACCCCGAGCAACAAAAGGCCGTAAAGCATAATTACGGCCCTTTGCTTATTTTGGCAGGCGCGGGTTCAGGGAAAACGACGGTCTTGGTTTCTCGCACGGGAAGACTTATTTCCGAACGCGTGGCCCAAGCCCAAGAGATCTGCGTGTTAACCTTCACCAATAAAGCCGCACGCGAATTAAAACACCGAGTGGGAGTCAAGCTTGGCAGTACCGGCAAGGGGCTGTGGGCAGGCACTTTCCACTCGTTTGGATTGCAAATTCTGCGTCGTTTTCATAAACATGCCGGTCTTTCACCGTACTTTGGAATCGTGGATCAAAGCGATTGCAACGCAATTTTAAAAGACTTGCTTAAAGACGTTAAAAACTCGGGCAAAGATAAATTTGATATCGATAAAATTCTATCAATGATCAATGATCGTCGCACCGGGATTGCTCCGGCGGTGGAGGCCTTTGATGAATACCACGAAATGGCCGAAGTCTTAGCGCCTAAGTTTGCGAAGCGCTTAGAACACTTAGGCGTTGTGGATTTTGAAGGTCTTTTGATTAAGCCTTTAACTTTGTTTAAGGAAAATCCGGATATCTTAGAAAAAGTACAGAGCATGTTCACGCAAGTAATGGTGGATGAATTTCAAGACACCAATCGCATGCAAATGGATTTGATCAATCAAATTATCAAGCCTCATCAAAACATTGCCGTCGTAGGTGATGATGATCAGTCAATTTATGGCTGGCGTGGGGCGGAAATTAAGAACATCCTGAATTTCCCGAAAGAACATGCAAAGTGTGAAGTGATCATGCTTGAAAGAAATTATCGTTCTTCGGCAGAGATCTTGGCCGTGGCCAATGCCGCCATTTCTAAGAATAAAAATCGTCATGGAAAAGTCTTGCGCGCCGAAATTGCCGAAAGCACGGGCGTGATGCCTGAAATGTTCCTTTTAGAGCGTGAAGAAGACGAATGTGAGTTCGTGGTCAGTGAAATTCATCACTTTCAACGTCAAGGGCATAAGTTGAAAGACTTTGCCGTTTTATATCGTTCCAACACGCAAGGGGGGCTGATTGAGTCCTCATTACGTCGTGCGAATATTCCGTACACCATCACGGGCGGAACTTCGATCTTTGACCGTCGAGAGATCAAAGATCTCATGGCATATTTAAAACAGTCTTTGGCACCCAATGAAGTGTCTTTGCGTCGGATCATCAATGTTCCTTCTCGAGGAATTGGCGATACGACGATTGAAAAGCTTTCGGAATTTGCTTTAAAAAAACGCATAAACTTTGTCGATGCTTGTCGTTTCTGGAAAGAAGCTGAAGTGCAAGATAAAGCCGGAGAGTCGATTGATAATCTGATGAAGTTTATCGAAGACCTTCCCAAAAATATTTTAGATTATAACATCGGCTCTTCACCAGGTGCCAAGATGGTTGAAATCTTTCAAGGTATCGGCTATCGCGAATACGTGTATGGCACCGCCGCAGATCCCGCGAGTGCTGAAAAAAAATGGATGGTCGTTGAAATCCTGGGACGGATCTTAGATTCTTATTTGGGCAAGCGCTCTTATGATGTCGACAGCATTAAATCCTTTATCGATGCCATGCTTTTACGTGATGACATGGGCGGGGAAGAGGAAGACCAAAACAAGGTGCAGCTTATGACTTTGCATGCGTCTAAGGGTTTGGAGTTTCCGATCGTGATTTTAGCCGGATTAGAAGAAGACCTTTTGCCGCATAAAAATTTGGGTTCAGATATCGACGAAGAACGCCGGCTTTTTTATGTGGGGGTGACTCGCGCCAAGCAGCGTCTGGTGATGACTCGTTGTCAGCAACGAAAAAAAAACGGCGTTGTTCGCCCCGTGGCTCCTTCTAGATTTTTGTTAGAGATTCCCAAAGAACTCTACACGGAATTTCCTTTAGGTGTTCGTCCGGTGTCAGGGCAAGAGCGCGAAGACTTAGTGTCCAGTTTCTTGTCAAAACTGGACAGTAAACTGACTCCCGCCAAAAAATAG
- a CDS encoding RluA family pseudouridine synthase, with the protein MNSRIPVIQQSAKWIVVNKPVGISVHNETSDLRAVLKKQLRPGSFDDVYPVHRLDKETSGVLMVALEAETASELAEKFQKKETAKSYYAILRGSLPASEKWQTWDFPISDKAEGRKNPQGLLKDRVAAKTKYRVVQSNKYFSLVEVDLLTGRQHQIRKHAALAGNPIVGDPRYNDGKYNEKMAEIYGDERMYLHAFKLSIQVSGKVQTFDTPMPQSFKALLK; encoded by the coding sequence ATGAACTCTAGAATCCCCGTCATTCAACAATCAGCAAAATGGATCGTCGTAAACAAGCCTGTTGGCATTTCCGTGCACAACGAAACTAGCGACTTGCGTGCTGTACTAAAAAAACAACTTCGTCCTGGCAGCTTTGACGATGTTTACCCTGTTCACCGTTTAGATAAAGAAACATCGGGCGTGCTCATGGTAGCGCTTGAAGCCGAAACTGCTTCAGAGCTGGCTGAGAAATTCCAGAAAAAAGAAACGGCAAAATCTTATTACGCCATCTTGCGTGGCAGCCTTCCGGCTTCTGAAAAATGGCAAACTTGGGATTTCCCAATCTCTGACAAAGCTGAAGGACGTAAAAACCCCCAAGGTCTTTTAAAAGACCGCGTGGCTGCGAAAACCAAGTACCGTGTGGTTCAATCAAACAAATACTTCTCTTTGGTGGAAGTGGATCTTTTAACGGGTCGCCAACATCAAATCCGCAAACACGCGGCTTTAGCGGGCAACCCGATCGTGGGCGATCCTCGATACAATGATGGCAAGTACAACGAAAAAATGGCCGAGATCTATGGCGATGAACGCATGTACCTCCACGCGTTCAAACTGAGCATCCAAGTTTCTGGCAAAGTTCAGACGTTTGACACACCGATGCCTCAGTCGTTCAAAGCTCTTCTTAAGTAA
- a CDS encoding aldehyde dehydrogenase family protein, protein MKMQLPEFPQVPKMNGRILIGGEIRDKGFDSIPVFSTCHRESGEVQLGTTPHVSVEVIKEAVDAASKAWARGLGEWPSARMEDRIQGVIKFRNGMLEERELICRLLMWEIGKTWADAQGEFDRTIQYIDDTVNEVKNLDRESSGFKFSGGVMAQIRRAPLGVTLCMGPFNYPLNETFTTLIPALIMGNTVVVKLARYGQLLWEPLLKVFKDSFPAGVVNVINGQGRDIVGPAVQTGKIDVLAFIGSSKVANQIKVAHPRPSSFRSILSLEAKNPAIIMEEANIDLAVAECVRGSLSFNGQRCTALKMIFVHKKIAKEFTEKFVQKVNGLVAGLPWEPGVSITPLPDVNKAAYLTGLIEDAVSKGAVLCNPERGGKVVGQLFFPAVLANVSLDSRVAHEEQFGPVVPIREFEDMQEVEEYIINSPYGNQASLFGEDPEKMGEMIDHLSNQVCRININSQCQRGPDVYPFTGRKNSAEGTLSVFDALRAFSIRCMVAAKQDANGKQVIQKILHQDSSRFLSTNVVL, encoded by the coding sequence ATGAAAATGCAATTGCCCGAATTCCCTCAAGTTCCGAAAATGAATGGTCGTATCCTTATTGGCGGCGAAATCCGCGATAAGGGTTTTGACTCGATCCCTGTTTTTTCAACCTGCCATCGTGAAAGCGGTGAAGTGCAACTAGGCACCACTCCTCACGTCAGTGTGGAAGTTATCAAGGAAGCTGTCGATGCGGCTTCAAAAGCCTGGGCACGTGGATTAGGTGAGTGGCCCTCCGCGCGGATGGAAGATCGCATCCAAGGAGTTATCAAATTTCGCAATGGAATGCTGGAAGAACGTGAATTGATTTGTCGTTTGTTGATGTGGGAAATCGGCAAGACTTGGGCGGATGCTCAAGGTGAATTTGATCGTACCATTCAGTACATTGATGACACGGTTAATGAAGTAAAAAACCTAGATCGTGAATCCAGCGGATTTAAATTTTCTGGCGGCGTGATGGCGCAGATTCGCCGAGCTCCTCTAGGTGTGACTTTGTGTATGGGGCCATTTAATTATCCATTGAATGAAACTTTCACGACTTTAATTCCAGCATTGATTATGGGAAACACGGTGGTCGTGAAGCTAGCTCGTTACGGGCAGCTTTTATGGGAGCCGCTTTTAAAAGTGTTTAAAGATTCATTCCCAGCGGGTGTGGTGAACGTTATTAACGGTCAAGGGCGCGATATTGTGGGACCGGCGGTGCAAACTGGGAAAATCGATGTCTTAGCCTTTATCGGTTCAAGCAAAGTCGCTAATCAAATTAAAGTGGCCCATCCCAGACCCTCAAGCTTTCGCAGTATTTTAAGTTTAGAGGCCAAAAATCCGGCCATCATCATGGAAGAAGCGAACATTGATTTAGCCGTGGCGGAATGTGTGCGCGGTTCATTGTCGTTTAATGGTCAGCGCTGTACGGCCCTTAAGATGATTTTTGTGCATAAAAAAATCGCTAAAGAATTCACCGAAAAATTTGTACAAAAAGTAAATGGATTGGTCGCAGGTCTGCCTTGGGAGCCGGGCGTTTCTATCACTCCGTTGCCGGATGTAAATAAGGCTGCGTACTTAACGGGTCTGATTGAAGATGCCGTCAGTAAAGGGGCGGTTCTTTGCAATCCCGAGCGTGGCGGTAAAGTTGTGGGACAATTATTTTTCCCCGCAGTATTGGCCAATGTCAGTTTAGATTCTCGAGTGGCGCACGAAGAGCAATTTGGTCCGGTAGTACCAATTCGTGAATTTGAAGACATGCAGGAAGTCGAAGAGTACATCATCAATTCCCCTTATGGAAACCAAGCCAGTCTGTTCGGTGAAGACCCAGAAAAAATGGGCGAAATGATTGATCATCTAAGCAATCAAGTATGTCGTATTAATATCAATAGCCAATGTCAGCGCGGGCCCGATGTGTATCCATTCACGGGCCGTAAGAATTCTGCTGAAGGAACATTAAGTGTGTTTGATGCGCTCAGAGCGTTTAGCATTCGCTGCATGGTCGCAGCCAAGCAAGATGCGAACGGCAAGCAAGTCATTCAAAAGATCTTGCATCAAGACAGTTCGCGCTTCTTATCAACGAATGTAGTTTTGTAA
- a CDS encoding EVE domain-containing protein, which translates to MKYWLMKSEPDVFSIDNLKKDKTTWWEGVRNYQARNFMKDMQVGDEVLFYHSNAEPPGVAGIAKVSKLAEPDAAQFDKKSEYHDPKATKEKPIWFCVQVAFVEKFDEVISLADLRGNDKLQDMLVLQKGSRLSVQPVEKKHFDLVKKMAAASARESAERKASGLKLKQ; encoded by the coding sequence ATGAAATACTGGTTGATGAAATCGGAACCCGACGTTTTTTCGATTGATAACTTAAAAAAAGACAAAACCACATGGTGGGAAGGTGTGCGCAATTATCAAGCACGCAACTTTATGAAAGACATGCAAGTGGGTGATGAAGTTTTATTTTATCACTCTAATGCTGAACCCCCGGGAGTGGCGGGAATCGCAAAAGTTTCTAAATTAGCCGAACCCGATGCAGCCCAATTTGATAAAAAATCTGAATATCATGACCCAAAAGCCACCAAAGAAAAACCCATCTGGTTTTGTGTGCAAGTGGCTTTTGTGGAAAAGTTTGATGAAGTCATCTCGTTAGCTGACTTGCGTGGTAACGACAAATTGCAGGACATGCTGGTCCTGCAAAAGGGCTCACGCCTCAGTGTGCAGCCGGTTGAAAAAAAGCACTTCGACCTTGTAAAAAAAATGGCGGCGGCTAGCGCGCGCGAGTCCGCAGAGCGTAAGGCCAGCGGCCTGAAGCTGAAGCAGTAG
- a CDS encoding tRNA dihydrouridine synthase, with translation MKLFLAPMEGVVDWVMRDTLTRIGGIDQCVTEFLRVTDRLHPEMVFYKNCPELKTGSRTRWGTPVFVQLLGGQAEPLAINAQRAAKLGALGIDLNFGCPAKTVNRHDGGASLLKSCDRVHTIVKTVRDAVPAHVPVTAKIRLGFDDPTKCIEIAQAVEEAGATWLTVHCRTKTDGYKPPAYWEWIPRIKENVKMKIIANGEIWNVADFYRCVEVTQCEDYMVGRGVMSNPYIFRQIKQSLHDQEVEEMNWARAKALLPQFFESSTLYINDYFAVSRTKQWMKALSLKNQEAKSVFDEIKVLKKPVEFREKLEFICQ, from the coding sequence ATGAAACTGTTTTTAGCTCCGATGGAAGGTGTTGTTGATTGGGTTATGCGTGATACGCTGACTCGTATTGGCGGCATTGATCAATGCGTGACGGAATTTTTACGCGTCACGGATCGTCTTCATCCGGAGATGGTTTTTTATAAAAACTGTCCAGAACTAAAAACCGGTTCAAGAACCCGCTGGGGCACACCTGTTTTTGTGCAACTGTTGGGCGGCCAAGCCGAACCCTTAGCCATAAATGCCCAACGAGCCGCCAAACTGGGAGCTTTGGGAATTGATCTTAACTTTGGCTGCCCGGCTAAAACCGTAAATCGTCATGACGGCGGCGCAAGTCTTTTAAAATCCTGTGATCGCGTGCATACAATTGTTAAAACCGTGCGTGATGCCGTTCCGGCCCATGTTCCGGTCACGGCCAAAATTCGCTTAGGATTTGATGATCCCACAAAATGTATTGAAATTGCTCAAGCCGTTGAAGAGGCTGGTGCCACTTGGCTGACCGTCCACTGCCGCACGAAAACCGATGGTTACAAACCACCCGCTTATTGGGAATGGATTCCGCGTATCAAAGAAAACGTGAAAATGAAAATCATCGCAAACGGCGAAATCTGGAATGTCGCGGATTTTTATCGCTGTGTTGAAGTCACACAATGTGAAGACTATATGGTCGGCCGAGGTGTGATGAGCAATCCCTATATCTTCCGTCAAATCAAACAGTCTCTGCACGACCAAGAAGTGGAAGAAATGAACTGGGCCCGCGCCAAAGCTCTTTTACCGCAGTTTTTTGAATCTAGTACTTTGTATATTAACGACTATTTTGCGGTGTCTAGAACCAAACAATGGATGAAGGCTTTATCGCTAAAAAACCAAGAGGCTAAGTCGGTCTTTGATGAAATCAAGGTCTTAAAAAAACCTGTCGAGTTTCGCGAAAAATTAGAATTTATCTGTCAGTAA
- the fumC gene encoding class II fumarate hydratase — protein sequence MTTQNFRIEKDTMGDVQVPADKFWGAQTQRSTQNFKIGGDRFPREMIRALGILKKCAALTNQSLNLLDGKKAEVIVAAADEVIAGKLDAHFPLVVWQTGSGTQTNMNANEVIANRAMNMMGLNLPSKDIHPNDDVNKGQSSNDTFPTAMHIAVAEQVHHRLIPMMEKLHKALVVKQNEFKDIVKIGRTHLMDATPLTLGQEFSGYATQMKHAIQRVKNTLPHLHELALGGTAVGTGLNTHPKFAVQAAEAIAKETKIPFVSAENKFEALASHDALVEVSGALNSAAVSLMKIANDIRLLGSGPRSGIGELNLPENEPGSSIMPGKVNPTQSEAMTMVCAQVMGNNVAVSVGGSNGHFELNVFKPLIVFNVLNSIRLIADACESFTDHCVSGIEANKKQIQKHVEQSLMLVTSLNPHIGYDNAAKIAKTAHKNGTTLREEAINLGLLTGEQFDKIVRPEDMTGPR from the coding sequence ATGACAACACAGAATTTCCGTATTGAAAAAGACACCATGGGTGATGTTCAGGTTCCTGCAGATAAATTTTGGGGAGCTCAAACACAGCGATCCACTCAAAACTTTAAAATCGGTGGGGATCGTTTTCCGCGTGAGATGATTCGTGCTTTAGGTATTTTAAAAAAATGTGCGGCTTTAACCAATCAAAGCTTGAACTTGCTTGATGGTAAAAAAGCGGAAGTCATCGTGGCGGCCGCAGATGAAGTGATTGCCGGGAAATTAGATGCGCACTTTCCACTAGTGGTATGGCAAACAGGCTCGGGCACGCAGACAAATATGAATGCCAATGAAGTTATCGCTAATCGCGCGATGAACATGATGGGTTTAAATCTTCCAAGCAAAGACATTCACCCCAATGACGATGTGAACAAAGGCCAATCTTCCAACGACACCTTCCCAACAGCCATGCACATTGCCGTCGCGGAACAAGTTCATCATCGTTTAATTCCAATGATGGAAAAGCTGCATAAAGCTCTCGTCGTAAAACAAAACGAATTCAAAGATATCGTTAAAATCGGTCGCACTCATTTGATGGACGCAACACCATTGACTTTGGGACAAGAGTTTTCTGGTTACGCGACACAAATGAAACATGCCATTCAACGCGTGAAAAACACCTTGCCGCACTTACATGAACTGGCATTGGGTGGCACCGCTGTTGGAACGGGTCTAAACACGCATCCAAAATTCGCGGTTCAAGCCGCAGAAGCAATTGCTAAAGAAACTAAGATTCCGTTTGTTTCTGCTGAAAATAAATTCGAAGCCTTGGCGTCTCATGATGCTTTGGTCGAAGTCAGTGGCGCGTTGAACTCGGCCGCAGTGTCTTTGATGAAAATCGCCAATGACATTCGTTTGTTGGGATCTGGACCTCGTTCAGGTATCGGTGAATTAAACCTTCCAGAAAATGAACCGGGCAGCTCGATCATGCCGGGGAAAGTAAACCCCACTCAAAGCGAAGCTATGACCATGGTCTGTGCCCAAGTGATGGGGAATAACGTCGCCGTTTCTGTCGGCGGTTCTAACGGCCATTTTGAACTGAACGTCTTTAAGCCACTGATTGTGTTTAACGTGTTAAACTCAATTCGCTTGATTGCCGACGCCTGTGAATCGTTCACTGATCACTGTGTTTCGGGTATTGAAGCCAATAAAAAGCAAATCCAAAAACACGTTGAACAGTCATTAATGCTGGTGACGTCTTTGAATCCTCACATTGGCTACGATAATGCAGCCAAAATTGCTAAAACTGCTCATAAAAACGGCACAACACTCCGCGAAGAAGCCATCAATCTTGGACTCCTCACGGGCGAGCAATTTGATAAGATTGTAAGACCCGAAGATATGACTGGTCCCCGCTAG